One window from the genome of Bacillus weihaiensis encodes:
- a CDS encoding metal-sensitive transcriptional regulator, with translation MSSEFNDQSCHGQGHTEQRTSHHSDKVKKNLITRLNRIEGQIRGIKSLIEKDTYCDDVITQISATQAALNGVGKLLLEGHLRTCVVERIQEGDEEIIDELLVTVQRLMKK, from the coding sequence TTTAATGATCAAAGCTGTCATGGACAGGGACATACAGAGCAAAGAACAAGTCACCATTCAGATAAAGTAAAGAAGAATTTAATTACTCGCTTAAATCGAATTGAGGGCCAAATACGAGGAATAAAATCTCTTATTGAAAAGGATACGTATTGCGATGATGTTATTACACAAATTTCCGCAACTCAGGCAGCACTTAATGGAGTAGGAAAGCTTCTTTTAGAAGGTCATTTACGTACATGTGTTGTTGAGCGAATCCAAGAGGGCGATGAAGAAATCATTGATGAATTGTTAGTAACGGTTCAAAGATTAATGAAAAAATAG
- a CDS encoding DUF4153 domain-containing protein: MQLTARNSILCFSCGVLFHYFFYNKGVGVSYPLYVFYLYLLFFLVVKNNKEKQTIFDYLMLGAVLFLSMNVALSSNLHFHVLNILLVPLLMFVHMIHSRRWDVKQWSNRLFVHSLFLTFFESVGQFFKLFKVVQWVGKGFATNERYQTIKKVGIGFLISVPLLWAVLFLLISSDQQFELLLGRIPDYLYQANMGSIFFQIVLVLFVSFAIYAFFIVLARPLVFSGEQKQSIPIKMDKIIISTILLLVNIVYLLYTVVQFTYFFNSDPASASLNFTYAEYARRGFTELTFVAVINLGILFVVTHLGNAETPTLPRIIKILLSSLVLFTFVMLASGFFRLSLYEQAYGYTYSRVLAHSFMILLGMLLCIAMYKVFNERCKLLRAMFAVSLIGYVVINYVNIDQFIVKKNLERYEATGKLDFDYLDSLSDDAIPLLVELQHDRMDDMLIVKYYERQNDATTWQSYNVSRERAKSKLKEWREERGS; encoded by the coding sequence ATGCAATTGACAGCACGAAATAGTATTCTTTGTTTTTCATGTGGAGTATTGTTTCATTATTTTTTTTACAATAAGGGAGTTGGAGTTTCTTATCCTCTTTACGTTTTCTATCTTTATTTGTTGTTTTTCCTAGTAGTAAAAAACAACAAGGAAAAACAAACTATCTTTGATTACCTGATGTTAGGGGCAGTTCTATTCCTTTCAATGAATGTTGCCTTATCTTCTAATTTACATTTTCATGTTCTGAATATTTTATTGGTGCCGCTATTAATGTTTGTTCACATGATCCATTCTAGGAGGTGGGATGTAAAGCAATGGAGTAATCGATTGTTTGTTCACTCTCTTTTCCTAACTTTTTTCGAATCTGTAGGCCAATTCTTTAAATTATTTAAAGTCGTTCAATGGGTAGGGAAAGGCTTCGCTACTAATGAACGTTATCAAACTATAAAGAAAGTGGGAATTGGCTTTCTCATTTCAGTTCCACTACTTTGGGCTGTTCTCTTTTTACTTATATCATCAGATCAACAGTTTGAACTTTTACTTGGGCGAATACCAGACTATTTATATCAGGCAAATATGGGGAGTATCTTCTTTCAGATTGTACTTGTCCTGTTTGTGTCATTCGCTATATATGCTTTCTTTATTGTTTTAGCTAGACCACTTGTGTTTAGTGGAGAACAGAAACAGTCTATTCCTATAAAAATGGATAAAATTATTATTAGCACGATCCTTTTATTAGTGAACATTGTGTATTTATTGTACACAGTTGTACAATTTACCTACTTCTTTAACAGTGACCCTGCTAGTGCGTCACTTAACTTTACGTATGCTGAATATGCAAGACGTGGCTTCACTGAGTTAACCTTTGTAGCAGTGATTAACCTAGGTATCCTCTTTGTCGTAACACATTTAGGGAATGCGGAAACCCCTACTTTACCAAGGATAATTAAGATTTTGTTAAGCTCTCTTGTTCTATTTACCTTTGTTATGTTGGCTTCAGGTTTTTTTCGATTATCTTTATATGAGCAAGCGTATGGATATACCTATTCTCGTGTTCTTGCCCATAGCTTTATGATTTTACTAGGTATGCTTCTATGTATAGCTATGTATAAGGTGTTTAATGAGAGATGTAAACTTTTAAGAGCTATGTTCGCTGTGTCCTTAATTGGGTATGTGGTGATAAATTATGTCAATATTGATCAGTTTATTGTAAAGAAAAACCTGGAGCGGTATGAGGCAACGGGAAAACTAGATTTTGACTACCTAGACTCCCTTTCGGATGATGCAATTCCCTTATTAGTTGAACTACAACATGATCGAATGGATGACATGTTGATTGTAAAATATTACGAGAGGCAAAATGACGCTACAACTTGGCAGTCTTACAATGTTTCAAGGGAACGAGCAAAATCTAAGCTAAAAGAGTGGAGAGAGGAAAGAGGAAGTTAA
- a CDS encoding PadR family transcriptional regulator produces MFDRELIKGSTSLILLQLLDEKDMYGYELVKEMEKRSGHSLEVKEGTLYPALHKLENKGYVETYWQEQPKGPARKYYSIKEEGKEILKEKTREWGKFVRMIDGIIGRESL; encoded by the coding sequence ATGTTTGATCGAGAATTAATAAAGGGGAGTACATCCTTAATATTGCTTCAACTTTTAGATGAAAAAGATATGTATGGCTATGAGCTCGTTAAAGAAATGGAAAAGAGAAGTGGCCATTCTCTTGAAGTAAAGGAAGGAACACTTTATCCTGCACTTCATAAGCTTGAAAATAAAGGCTATGTAGAAACATATTGGCAAGAGCAACCGAAAGGACCAGCTCGTAAATATTATTCTATTAAAGAAGAAGGAAAAGAAATCTTAAAGGAAAAAACAAGAGAGTGGGGCAAATTTGTTAGAATGATAGACGGAATTATTGGGAGGGAATCGCTGTGA
- the copZ gene encoding copper chaperone CopZ translates to MENSTLKVEGMSCNHCVQAVEGSVAKLTGVERVKVNLENGTVDIEFDSKQVTLEQIKETIDDQGYEVV, encoded by the coding sequence GTGGAAAATAGTACATTAAAAGTTGAAGGAATGTCCTGTAATCATTGTGTACAAGCAGTTGAGGGAAGCGTAGCAAAGCTAACTGGTGTAGAACGTGTAAAAGTAAACCTAGAGAACGGAACAGTAGACATTGAATTTGATTCTAAGCAGGTTACACTTGAGCAAATAAAGGAAACCATTGACGATCAAGGCTACGAGGTCGTTTAA
- a CDS encoding HAAS signaling domain-containing protein → MSPKEQYLRDLERALPHSFSKHEILKEYEAHIVEKQADYPERTIEEILEAMGDPVEIAQQFEIGQPAQKSFVSKNFVFCNFMFFFIGGLLTFCYHMYEGSLFSEAWGILARVPLTIVVVYTLFWMLLGFEIGREYGALGKKIFSRTFFMCLLPNVLLMFMTLFELIPVQWFQPFLTPAFIYICVVMTFLLYPISKLFYYLGMYRSV, encoded by the coding sequence GTGAGTCCCAAGGAACAATATTTACGAGATCTTGAGAGAGCCTTGCCTCATTCATTTTCAAAACACGAGATCCTTAAAGAATATGAAGCACATATTGTAGAGAAGCAGGCAGATTACCCAGAACGAACGATAGAAGAAATTCTTGAGGCGATGGGAGATCCGGTGGAAATTGCACAACAGTTTGAAATAGGTCAACCTGCTCAAAAGAGCTTTGTCAGCAAAAATTTTGTTTTTTGTAATTTTATGTTCTTTTTTATAGGGGGCTTACTTACATTTTGCTACCATATGTATGAGGGTTCTTTATTCTCAGAAGCCTGGGGAATTCTTGCTCGCGTTCCGCTAACCATTGTTGTTGTATACACGCTCTTTTGGATGCTTCTAGGATTTGAGATTGGACGTGAATATGGTGCTCTAGGTAAGAAGATTTTTTCAAGAACATTTTTCATGTGCTTACTCCCAAATGTCTTGCTTATGTTCATGACATTGTTTGAATTGATTCCAGTACAATGGTTTCAACCATTTTTAACACCTGCTTTTATCTATATTTGTGTTGTTATGACATTTTTGTTATATCCAATAAGTAAACTGTTCTATTATCTAGGCATGTATCGTTCAGTATAA
- a CDS encoding YiaA/YiaB family inner membrane protein codes for MQKYRRRNTAAFTGVAYFTFFAGVALFCIGLYNETSLELNEKGYYIAVMILVAVGAILTQKVTRDNAEDKDIIAEQEKMQSNSNSSM; via the coding sequence ATGCAGAAATATCGTAGGAGAAATACCGCAGCATTTACCGGTGTTGCGTACTTTACATTTTTTGCAGGTGTAGCTCTATTTTGTATTGGACTTTATAATGAAACAAGTCTTGAATTAAATGAAAAAGGCTACTATATTGCTGTGATGATTTTAGTTGCTGTGGGTGCAATCTTAACACAGAAGGTAACACGTGATAACGCTGAGGATAAAGACATCATTGCTGAGCAAGAAAAGATGCAATCTAACTCAAATTCAAGCATGTAA